The Lycium barbarum isolate Lr01 chromosome 12, ASM1917538v2, whole genome shotgun sequence genome includes a region encoding these proteins:
- the LOC132624968 gene encoding barley B recombinant-like protein D — MMDHNNFTIKTYMAIMAERDAAIRERNMALEERKRAFAERDMAMLQRDAALAERNALIQERDDAVAALRLQDSSTNDNNMAPDSPGNGTESGAKHVYNQQQMHRTLAEAAHGSRGDPAAGYLKDTDTSEAKIPKKVRRPKESRHNKQAKIPRVGKTGAESLNMQVIATTSDDWINLQEMDSDKEGDTQLTSWKDNLGLNQINFDESAMPVPVCSCTGTPQPCYKWGHGGWQSACCTTTISMYPLPQISNKRYSRVGGRKMSGGAFSKLLNRLAAQGYDLSSPLDLKDHWAKHGTNRYSTLK; from the exons ATGATG GACCACAATAACTTTACTATAAAGACTTACATGGCCATCATGGCCGAGAGGGATGCTGCCATCCGTGAACGGAATATGGCACTAGAGGAGAGAAAGAGGGCTTTTGCAGAGCGAGACATGGCAATGCTTCAGAGAGATGCAGCACTTGCAGAGCGTAATGCTTTGATTCAAGAAAGGGACGATGCCGTTGCTGCTCTTCGATTGCAGGACAGCTCTACAAATGACAACAACATGGCTCCGGATTCACCAGGAAATGGAACTGAAAGTGGTGCAAAGCACGTTTATAACCAACAGCAAATGCATAGAACCTTAGCTGAAGCTGCTCATGGTTCTAGGGGAGATCCCGCAGCTGGCTACTTGAAAGACACAGATACTTCTGAAGCAAAGATTCCTAAAAAGGTCAGGCGACCTAAAGAGAGCAGACACAATAAGCAAGCCAAGATACCAAGAGTGGGTAAAACTGGCGCAGAAAGTTTAAATATGCAGGTCATTGCTACAACATCGGATGATTGGATAAATCTGCAAGAGATGGATAGTGATAAGGAAGGAGATACACAGCTCACATCATGGAAAGATAATTTGGGGTTGAACCAAATCAATTTTGATGAGTCTGCCATGCCAGTGCCAGTTTGCTCCTGTACTGGGACTCCACAGCCATGCTATAAATGGGGTCATGGTGGGTGGCAGTCAGCCTGCTGTACAACTACCATATCTATGTACCCATTACCTCAAATATCAAACAAACGCTATTCCCGGGTGGGTGGCCGTAAGATGAGTGGCGGTGCCTTCAGTAAATTGCTTAATCGTCTTGCTGCTCAAGGTTATGACCTGTCTAGTCCACTTGACCTGAAAGATCATTGGGCTAAACATGGCACAAACCGCTACAGCACATTGAAATAG
- the LOC132622736 gene encoding GDP-mannose 4,6 dehydratase 1-like gives MAGENGNSRSKIALITGITGQDGSYLTELLINKGYEVHGLIRRSSSFNTQRINHIYIDPHNTYKAKMKLHYADLSDASSLRRWLDIILPDEIYNLAAQSHVAVSFEIPDYTADVVATGALRLLEAVRSHISATGRCHVKYYQAGSSEMFGSTPPPQSESTPFHPRSPYAVSKCAAHWYTVNYREAYGIFACNGILFNHESARRGENFVTRKITRAVGRIKIGLQSKVFLGNLQASRDWGFAGDYVEAMWMMLQQEKPDDYVVATEDSHTVEEFLEVAFGYVGLNWKEHVEIDKRYFRPSEVDNLKGDASKAKKVLGWKPKVGFEQLVKMMVDEDVELAKREKVLVDAGFIDAQQQP, from the exons ATGGCAGGTGAAAATGGAAACTCTAGATCCAAAATTGCACTGATCACTGGCATTACAGGCCAAGATGGTTCATATCTCACTGAACTCCTCATTAACAAAGGTTACGAAGTCCATGGGCTTATACGTAGATCTTCCAGTTTCAATACACAACGTATCAATCACATATACATTGATCCACATAACACATATAAAGCCAAAATGAAACTCCATTACGCTGATCTCTCTGACGCCAGTTCTCTTCGTCGTTGGCTCGATATTATCCTCCCTGACGAGATTTATAACTTAGCAGCTCAATCACACGTGGCAGTTTCTTTTGAGATCCCTGATTATACTGCTGACGTGGTGGCTACCGGTGCTCTCCGCCTTCTAGAGGCAGTTCGTTCGCACATCTCCGCTACAGGAAGGTGTCATGTTAAGTATTACCAGGCCGGGTCATCGGAGATGTTCGGATCTACACCGCCGCCACAATCGGAATCTACTCCCTTTCACCCGAGATCTCCTTACGCTGTTTCCAAATGCGCCGCGCATTG GTACACAGTGAATTACCGCGAAGCCTATGGGATATTTGCCTGCAACGGAATTCTCTTCAACCACGAATCTGCTCGTCGAGGAGAGAATTTTGTGACGAGGAAGATAACCCGGGCTGTAGGGAGGATAAAAATCGGGTTACAAAGCAAGGTGTTTTTAGGGAATTTACAGGCTTCAAGGGACTGGGGTTTTGCTGGGGACTATGTAGAAGCAATGTGGATGATGTTGCAACAAGAGAAGCCTGATGATTATGTAGTGGCTACTGAGGATTCGCATACTGTGGAGGAGTTCTTGGAAGTTGCATTTGGGTATGTGGGGTTGAACTGGAAGGAACATGTGGAGATTGATAAGAGGTATTTTAGGCCATCAGAAGTTGATAATTTGAAGGGAGATGCAAGTAAAGCCAAGAAAGTGTTGGGGTGGAAACCAAAAGTGGGATTTGAGCAATTGGTGAAGATGATGGTGGATGAAGATGTTGAGTTGGCTAAAAGAGAGAAAGTTCTTGTTGATGCTGGATTTATCGATGCCCAACAGCAGCCTTGA
- the LOC132622871 gene encoding histone H1, translating into MSATGEVENPAVKQTEKPVKEKKPRAKKPKSAKTVTHPPYFQMIKEALLALNEKGGSSPYAVAKYMEDKHKDELPANFRKILGLQLKNSAAKGKLIKIKASYKLSEAGTKETTTKASTKKLSKVDPKKKPRSTRSTTTAAKKTEVPKKAKATQKSKKVATKRMKKATPAKAKQPKSIKSPAAAAAAKRAKKVAA; encoded by the exons ATGTCTGCAACCGGAGAAGTTGAGAATCCCGCCGTCAAGCAGACGGAGAAGCCTGTTAAGGAGAAAAAACCTAGAGCTAAGAAGCCTAAATCTGCCAAAACTGTTACTCATCCTCCTTACTTTCAG ATGATTAAGGAGGCTCTGTTGGCTCTAAACGAGAAAGGTGGATCGAGTCCATATGCAGTTGCAAAATACATGGAAGACAAACACAAGGATGAATTACCAGCGAATTTCAGGAAAATTCTAGGTCTTCAATTGAAGAATTCTGCAGCAAAGGGAAAGCTTATCAAAATCAAGGCTTCATACAAGCTATCTGAGGCTGGAACGAAGGAAACTACAACAAAAGCATCTACCAAAAAGCTTTCCAAGGTCGATCCTAAGAAGAAACCTAGAAGCACTAGGTCCACCACTACTGCAGCGAAGAAAACAGAGGTTCCAAAGAAAGCAAAAGCTACACAGAAATCGAAAAAGGTTGCAACCAAGAGGATGAAGAAGGCTACTCCTGCAAAGGCAAAGCAGCCCAAATCTATCAAGTCgcctgctgctgctgctgctgctaaaAGGGCCAAAAAAGTTGCAGCTTAG
- the LOC132624969 gene encoding uncharacterized protein LOC132624969: MGASESVLSTSSHRPIDEITTVSERVEGVDPILETLKSLQIAAPILKSPPAETSLTDILVRKSSSSSNKGCVDPKVLLELFSVYRQWQEEKAQKICKRQEEIENKIEVADALAVKLLQRFNYSVSAMKTTSQHLSEVHGLQVELGVLKGRLTEVISNCDALCKRISAEGPESLRSSIKPFTAASSDTGSNSSSIHIVQAEADEKQ; this comes from the exons ATGGGTGCATCCGAATCAGTTCTCTCCACCTCCTCACAT AGGCCAATTGATGAGATCACCACAGTTTCTGAGCGTGTAGAAGGCGTTGATCCTATTTTGGAGACGCTAAAATCTCTCCAAATT GCTGCTCCAATACTAAAATCGCCACCAGCTGAGACTAGCCTGACTGATATTCTGGTGAGAAAATCATCGTCCTCTTCGAATAAAG gttgCGTAGATCCAAAAGTTCTACTTGAGCTCTTCTCTGTATATCGCCAGTGGCAAGAGGAGAAGGCCCAGAAGATCTGTAAAAGACAG GAAGAAATAGAAAACAAAATAGAAGTTGCAGATGCATTGGCTGTTAAGCTTCTTCAACGTTTCAATTACTCTGTTTCTGCAATGAAAACAACTTCACAGCATCTATCAGAAG TACATGGTTTGCAAGTTGAACTTGGGGTGTTAAAAGGGAGGTTGACGGAGGTAATCAGTAATTGTGATGCATTGTGCAAGAGGATTTCTGCAGAGGGACCAGAATCGCTTCGATCATCTATCAAACCATTTACAGCAGCTTCCTCTGATACAGGAAGCAATAGCAGTAGCATACATATTGTGCAAGCTGAAGCAGATGAGAAGCAATAG
- the LOC132621646 gene encoding uncharacterized protein LOC132621646 has translation MALKFLNKKGWHTGSLRNIENVWKAEQKHEAEQKKLEELRKQIGEERERSEFRQLQEQAGLVPRQERLEFLYDSGLAVGKGSSSGFESLSKPTEPVIPAVTTADSSSSAKPQASTPGALFEDKPQSSNDAWRKLHSDPLLMIRQREQEALARVKNNPVQMAMIRKSVETMKNKDKVHDEKEKDERRHKHRDKKSKHHHSKSKHLRNSSPRQTSDPDEDSSEDDSRRKKESRKDKKFNERELSLLRDPEGDNNIDREKTKSSHGNPEAAKYERQTRSDQPRHESRDKSRGQTRSDLPRHESRDHSRGQTRSDLPRHESRDNSREQTRSYPPRPESHRNSRKPVRLSEEERAARLREMQRDAEVHEEQRWKRLKKAEEKDAKEAVHAGSSGGRNFLDAAQRSVYGAGKGGSSTIEESVRRRTHYSQRAAASEGNAFRR, from the coding sequence ATGGCTTTGAAGTTTCTGAATAAGAAGGGATGGCACACGGGGAGTCTTCGGAACATTGAAAATGTATGGAAAGCAGAGCAGAAGCATGAGGCTGAACAGAAGAAGTTGGAGGAGCTCCGTAAGCAGATTGGGGAGGAGCGTGAGCGCAGTGAGTTTCGCCAACTCCAGGAACAAGCTGGCTTGGTTCCCAGGCAAGAGAGGCTGGAATTTCTTTATGATTCCGGATTAGCTGTTGGCAAGGGAAGTTCTAGTGGATTTGAATCTTTGTCCAAGCCGACGGAACCTGTAATACCTGCTGTAACAACTGCTGACTCCAGTTCGTCTGCCAAACCGCAAGCATCTACACCAGGAGCTCTGTTTGAGGACAAGCCACAATCTTCCAATGATGCTTGGAGGAAGCTCCATTCTGATCCCTTGCTTATGATTCGTCAGCGAGAGCAAGAAGCCCTTGCACGTGTGAAGAACAACCCTGTCCAGATGGCCATGATTCGCAAATCCGTTGAAACGATGAAGAATAAGGATAAGGTGCATGACGAGAAAGAGAAGGATGAACGCAGACATAAGCATCGAGACAAGAAATCAAAGCATCACCACTCGAAGTCTAAGCATTTGAGGAATTCTTCACCTAGACAAACCTCTGATCCAGATGAAGACTCGAGTGAAGATGATTCCAGGAGAAAGAAAGAGTCTCGCAAGGACAAAAAGTTTAATGAGCGGGAATTGTCTCTCTTACGAGATCCTGAAGGAGACAATAATATTGACAGAGAAAAAACTAAGAGTAGTCATGGTAATCCTGAAGCTGCGAAATATGAGAGGCAGACAAGATCTGATCAACCAAGGCATGAATCGCGTGATAAGTCTCGTGGGCAGACAAGATCGGATTTACCAAGACACGAATCGCGTGATCACTCTCGTGGGCAGACAAGATCGGATTTACCAAGGCACGAATCGCGTGATAACTCTCGTGAGCAGACAAGATCTTATCCACCAAGACCCGAATCACATCGTAACTCTCGTAAGCCTGTTAGGCTTTCTGAAGAAGAGAGAGCTGCCCGTCTAAGGGAGATGCAGAGAGATGCTGAGGTGCATGAGGAGCAAAGATGGAAAAGACTTAAGAAGGCAGAGGAAAAAGACGCTAAGGAAGCTGTACATGCTGGCTCTTCTGGTGGTAGGAATTTTCTGGACGCTGCTCAAAGAAGTGTTTATGGTGCTGGGAAGGGCGGAAGCTCCACAATTGAGGAAAGTGTTCGTCGCCGAACACATTATTCGCAGAGAGCAGCAGCTTCAGAAGGCAATGCTTTTCGGCGATAA